CATCGTCGGCCTGCGTGACATCGCCCAGTTCAATACCGCCAGCGCCGGCATGATGGACCTGTCGGAGACTCCCATCAGCCTCGACATCTTCCTCAAGACCGTCGACGGCCGTGTCGTCGCCAACTCCGGCAAGGCCGAGTCCATCAAGGGCGGCGTGCTAGTGGCCTCGATGCAGCGGGCAACCCTGTTGGGCACCATGCACGAGGGCGACATCATCATCGCCGGCGACCGTCAGGAGGTGCAGCTCGACTGCATCCACGCCGGCTGCTCGGCGCTGATCGTCACCGATGCTTCGCCGGTCAGCCCGGAGGTCGTCCGCGTGGCTGAAGAAAAGGAAGTGCTTGTAGTCTCCTCGCCGCATCCGGCCTTTGCCACCGTGCAGCTGCTATTGATGTCGGAGCCGGTGTCTTCGATCATGGCGCCCAAGCCCGCTACGGTGGGCCTGTTCACTCCCATCGCCGAGCTGCGCAAACGCGTGCTTGATTCCGACTACCGCTCGGCCGTGGTCGCCGACAGCGACGACCGGCTGATCGGCTTTGTCACCCGTACCGACCTGCTGGACCCGGTGCGCAAGCGAGCCATCCTGGTGGACCACAATGAGATCTCCCTGGCCGTTGACGGCATCGAGGAGGCGGAGATCCTGGAGATCATCGATCACCACAGAGTAGGCGACATATCAACGGCGGCGCCGATCTACGTGCTCACCGATCCGCTCGGAAGCACCTGCACCATCGTGGCGCGCGAGATGTTCCTCTACCAGATAAACATCCCCGCCGAGATCGCGGCGCTGCTGCTGTCGGGGATCCTCTCCGACACGCTCAACCTGACGCTCTCGACCACCACGGAGCCGGACCGGGAATACGCCGGCCGCCTCGCCGAGCTGGCAGGCATCACCATCGAGGAATACGCGCGTGAACTGCTGCACGCGAACATCAACATCGAGAACAAGACGGCAGCCGAGCTGGTCGCCGCGGACTTCCGCACTGTCAATCTGAGCGGCAAGAAACTCGGCATCGGCCAGATGATGGTGCTCGACTGCGAAGATATCGAGCTCAGGGAAGGCGAGATCCTTGAAGAGCTGGAACGGCTGCGGAAGGCAAAGAGCTACGATCTTGCGGTCATGCTCGTGACCAATCCCCTCATCGCCGAGTTCGAAAGGGTGCTGGCGGCCGGCGAGACCTGGATCATCGAGAAGGCCTTCAACTGCGAGGTAAAGGGCGGCCTCTGCCGCGTGCCAGGCGTGATGTCGCGCAAGCGGGACTTCATCCCGGCGGTGGGGAAAGTGCTGGGGACGGCATAAGAGGCAGTGCTGCGTGGGCCGAGAATATAACCTCAAGCACGAAAGTACCTCTTCTCTTCCTGGTGCACTCTCTACCGATAGGGTTAGAACTGGGTTATGAAAATCAGTGACTATGCTTTTTTGTCTGACTGCCAGTCGGCCGCTCTGGTCAGCCGGGACGGCTCCATTGACTGGTACTGTGTGCCGCGCTTCGACTCCCCCACCGTTCTCGGCCGTCTGCTCGACCCCAATGCCGGGCACTGGCGCCTGTGCCCGGCAGATGAGTATCAGGCCGAGAGGTCCTACGTGAAAGAGACGCTGGTGCTGAAAAACGTTTATACCACTGACAGCGGCTCTGTCGAGGTGGTCGAGGCGCTGGTGCTTGATTCCCGCTCCGGCGGGGATGACATCGGCAAGGAGGTCCCGCACCTCCTCGTGCGCAACGTGCGCGGGCTCGAGGGCTCCGTGGAAATGGAGATGGCGTTCCGGCCCCGCTTCGAGTATGGGTTGACCCATCCCCACTTCCGGAAGGCCGAAAAAGGTTATATCATCGTCGGCGGTCCCGTGGAGCTGGAACTGTCGGCGCCGGTGGAGATCGAACTCGCGGAAGGCGACGCCGTGGCCCGTTTCTCCGTGGCGGCCGGCGAGACGGCCGGCTTCAGCCTGGTTTTCAGGGCTGGCTTCCGGGAAGAGCCGATGCCTCCTCCGGACGTGAAAAAGGTCATTGAGGAAACCGTGGCCGCCTGGGAGTCGTGGACGGCGGCTCACGATAAATTCGAAGGTCTTTATGCAGAAGCAGTCAAGCGAAGCGCCCTGGTGCTCCAGGGCCTCACCTTCATGCCCAGCGGTTCCCTGGTGGCGGCCGCCACCACCTCGCTTCCCGAGGTCATGGGCGGGGATGCCAACTGGGATTACCGCTTTACCTGGCTGAGGGACGCCAGCATGACGATGCGGGCGCTGTGGGTGACGTCCTGCCCGGACAAGCCAGAGCGTTTTTTCGACTGGATCAGCCGGGCCAGCGGACGATTCGGCCTGGAAGCGGTGCAGATCATGTACGGCGTCGAGGGCGAGCGCGACCTCACCGAGCACGCCCTGTCGCATCTGTCCGGCTTTGCCGGCAGCAAACCTGTGCGCATTGGCA
Above is a window of Actinomycetota bacterium DNA encoding:
- a CDS encoding putative manganese-dependent inorganic diphosphatase — encoded protein: MRKIWPDNSPQPDKEVLQMPAPPERKKSVHVIGHTTPDTDSVCSAIGYAHFKNLTDKRYIFTPARAGHINEETKFVLDRFEVAVPVEVESLSPSVSDLEMHRPITAHERDSVHALARLMRDKGVRTLPVVDDSHRVLGIVGLRDIAQFNTASAGMMDLSETPISLDIFLKTVDGRVVANSGKAESIKGGVLVASMQRATLLGTMHEGDIIIAGDRQEVQLDCIHAGCSALIVTDASPVSPEVVRVAEEKEVLVVSSPHPAFATVQLLLMSEPVSSIMAPKPATVGLFTPIAELRKRVLDSDYRSAVVADSDDRLIGFVTRTDLLDPVRKRAILVDHNEISLAVDGIEEAEILEIIDHHRVGDISTAAPIYVLTDPLGSTCTIVAREMFLYQINIPAEIAALLLSGILSDTLNLTLSTTTEPDREYAGRLAELAGITIEEYARELLHANINIENKTAAELVAADFRTVNLSGKKLGIGQMMVLDCEDIELREGEILEELERLRKAKSYDLAVMLVTNPLIAEFERVLAAGETWIIEKAFNCEVKGGLCRVPGVMSRKRDFIPAVGKVLGTA
- a CDS encoding glycoside hydrolase family 15 protein, translated to MKISDYAFLSDCQSAALVSRDGSIDWYCVPRFDSPTVLGRLLDPNAGHWRLCPADEYQAERSYVKETLVLKNVYTTDSGSVEVVEALVLDSRSGGDDIGKEVPHLLVRNVRGLEGSVEMEMAFRPRFEYGLTHPHFRKAEKGYIIVGGPVELELSAPVEIELAEGDAVARFSVAAGETAGFSLVFRAGFREEPMPPPDVKKVIEETVAAWESWTAAHDKFEGLYAEAVKRSALVLQGLTFMPSGSLVAAATTSLPEVMGGDANWDYRFTWLRDASMTMRALWVTSCPDKPERFFDWISRASGRFGLEAVQIMYGVEGERDLTEHALSHLSGFAGSKPVRIGNDAWKQKQLDVLGEVLNAAYILRERLGELDDWDRELLIIFADRAASSWQEPDAGIWEARDRERHYTLSKVMCWVALDRAVKLAVLLKADREQRQRWARAREEVRAAVIERAWHPEVGAYTGAFGSDRLDAALLLLPLVEFLPATDMRMRATIMAIEREFCQNGLVRRWQEEKNGFIICSYWLVECLALMGDVERAREIFEQVTALANDLGLMSEMADPDSGELLGNFPQAFSHVGLINAAWRLTMSAGDRDKEKTG